Proteins encoded by one window of Luteimonas yindakuii:
- a CDS encoding pentapeptide repeat-containing protein, with protein sequence MHSPPPRDVSLQHARPRDARLRDVRFQAARLQGVRSRAVRPRHVPWPADHRSAPPRPGPLRRHRLRCRRRQDAQPRDARLRHARLRHARLRDVRLRHVRPRHVRPRDVRPRDVRPRDVRPRDARLRHARLRHVRLRDVRLRDVRLRDVRLRDVRPRHARPRDVRPRHARLRHARLRHVRLRHVRPRHVRLRDVRLRDVRLRDVRLRDVWPRHARLRHARLRDVRLRDVRLRDARLRDARLRDAQPRDVRLRDVRLRDVRPLDVRPLDVRPGHVRPRHARPRHARPRHARPRDARLRSLHRCRQRQQWRRRHRHWRRDTRTDPARTARRPHPRHRCRSPCRRRHPRRRPLPSAGARATRRAAPPGWRRDRRNGAHADADRAARQECRAPASTARAWLPRRRRWPARQPRAGGAHRLPPATAPRSPSALRPWRRRHSSYARRAAGRRRPAAPRARSRHRARPDGR encoded by the coding sequence CTGCACAGTCCGCCGCCTCGAGACGTTTCGCTTCAACACGCTCGCCCTCGAGACGCTCGGCTTCGAGACGTCCGCTTTCAAGCAGCGCGGCTTCAAGGCGTTCGATCTCGAGCCGTTCGGCCTCGGCACGTTCCGTGGCCAGCTGATCATCGATCGGCGCCGCCTCGGCCTGGTCCTCTTCGACGCCACCGGCTTCGATGCCGCCGGCGTCAAGACGCTCAGCCTCGAGACGCTCGGCTTCGACACGCTCGGCTTCGACACGCTCGGCTTCGAGACGTTCGGCTTCGACACGTTCGGCCTCGACACGTTCGGCCTCGAGACGTTCGGCCTCGAGACGTTCGGCCTCGAGACGTTCGGCCTCGAGACGCTCGGCTTCGACACGCTCGGCTTCGACACGTTCGGCTTCGAGACGTTCGGCTTCGAGACGTTCGGCTTCGAGACGTTCGGCTTCGAGACGTTCGGCCTCGACACGCTCGGCCTCGAGACGTTCGGCCTCGACACGCTCGGCTTCGACACGCTCGGCTTCGACACGTTCGGCTTCGACACGTTCGGCCTCGACACGTTCGGCTTCGAGACGTTCGGCTTCGAGACGTTCGGCTTCGAGACGTTCGGCTTCGAGACGTTTGGCCTCGACACGCTCGGCTTCGACACGCTCGGCTTCGAGACGTTCGGCTTCGAGACGTTCGGCTTCGAGACGCTCGGCTTCGAGACGCTCGGCTTCGAGACGCTCAGCCTCGAGACGTTCGGCTTCGAGACGTTCGGCTTCGAGACGTTCGGCCTCTAGACGTTCGGCCTCTAGACGTTCGGCCTGGACACGTTCGGCCTCGACACGCTCGGCCTCGACACGCTCGGCCTCGACACGCTCGGCCTCGAGACGCTCGGCTTCGAAGCCTTCATCGGTGTCGGCAGCGACAACAGTGGCGTCGTCGCCATCGGCACTGGCGCCGAGATACTCGGACAGATCCAGCACGGACAGCTCGCCGCCCGCACCCTCGCCATCGATGTCGATCGCCATGCCGGCGTCGTCATCCTCGTCGGCGCCCACTGCCATCGGCGGGGGCTCGGGCAACGCGTCGCGCAGCGCCACCAGGGTGGCGGCGAGACCGTCGCAACGGCGCACATGCGGATGCGGATCGTGCAGCCCGACAAGAGTGTCGCGCACCAGCGTCGACAGCTCGCGCATGGCTGCCACGCCGTCGACGCTGGCCGGCACGCCAGCCGCGTGCAGGCGGCGCGCATAGGCTTCCGCCGGCCACAGCGCCGCGGTCACCATCGGCACTTCGGCCATGGCGAAGGCGCCATTCATCGTATGCACGGCGCGCAGCAGGGCGTCGTCGACCTGCGGCACCTCGCGCCCGGTCCAGGCATCGAGCACGGCCAGATGGCCGTTGA
- a CDS encoding methyl-accepting chemotaxis protein: protein MSTAMDNVAGTGRKLGTNFWLALLAVALLIVVANTGFAIWKASRLGGASTAASSLQVNSQRLAIQGREGVAGEGDAYAAFKATKAQIDGDIANLNATFGGTTGVSGPIDTVTRTWAPLEKSAQQVIAGEQAVLAFAGNANRFTQRVPQLQAQLDELVRAMSTSGSPASQIYIALRQVVLASTMARRVTEIQAGGPGAANAGEALARDVGVFEQVLDGLRAGDEAMNVQALSNAGAVAALGQSTELWTQMKQDLDAILAAAPAVFGAQSAAAQLTAGSDQLLADSEHLFQAFTTFGSMSDRSVLGNIWISIVFGLVTILAIVGLLYELNRAQRERYATSLELNNRNQEAIMRLLDEMGSLAEGDLTVKATVTEDMTGAIADSINFAVEQLRNLVQTINDTSVQVSASAQETQATAMHLAEAAEHQAREITSASDRINEMAQSINQVSRNSAESADVAQRSVQIATKGAGVVRETIAGMDSIRDQIQETSKRIKRLGESSQEIGSIVELINDISEQTNILALNAAIQAASAGEAGRGFAVVADEVQRLAERSSNATKRIESLVQMIQSDTNEAVSSMEQTTSEVVAGARLAEDAGTALGEIESVSTSLADLIQGISQAAQQQSAAASNITQTMGTIQSITAQTSQGASQTAESIGNLAQLAADLRRSVADFKLPV, encoded by the coding sequence ATGAGTACTGCAATGGACAATGTCGCCGGCACGGGGCGCAAGCTCGGCACCAACTTCTGGCTGGCGCTGCTGGCGGTCGCGCTGCTGATCGTCGTCGCCAACACCGGCTTCGCGATCTGGAAGGCGTCGCGCCTGGGTGGCGCGAGCACGGCGGCGTCGAGCCTGCAGGTGAACTCGCAGCGGCTTGCGATCCAGGGCCGCGAGGGCGTCGCCGGGGAAGGCGATGCCTACGCCGCCTTCAAGGCGACCAAGGCGCAGATCGATGGCGACATCGCCAACCTCAACGCGACCTTCGGCGGCACCACCGGCGTCTCCGGGCCGATCGATACGGTCACCCGCACCTGGGCGCCGCTGGAGAAGAGCGCGCAGCAGGTGATCGCGGGCGAGCAGGCGGTGCTGGCCTTCGCCGGCAACGCCAACCGCTTCACCCAGCGGGTGCCGCAGCTGCAGGCCCAGCTCGACGAGCTGGTGCGCGCGATGTCCACCAGCGGTTCGCCGGCCTCGCAGATCTACATCGCGCTGCGCCAGGTGGTGCTGGCCTCGACGATGGCGCGCCGGGTGACCGAGATCCAGGCCGGTGGCCCCGGGGCCGCCAACGCCGGCGAGGCGCTGGCGCGCGACGTCGGCGTGTTCGAGCAGGTCCTCGACGGCCTGCGCGCGGGCGACGAGGCGATGAACGTGCAGGCGCTGTCCAACGCCGGCGCGGTGGCCGCGCTCGGCCAGTCCACCGAGCTGTGGACGCAGATGAAGCAGGACCTCGACGCGATCCTCGCCGCCGCCCCGGCGGTGTTCGGCGCGCAGTCCGCGGCGGCGCAGCTGACTGCCGGCTCCGACCAGCTGCTGGCCGACAGCGAGCACCTGTTCCAGGCCTTCACCACGTTCGGTTCGATGTCCGACCGCAGCGTGCTCGGCAACATCTGGATCAGCATCGTGTTCGGCCTGGTGACGATCCTCGCCATCGTCGGCCTGCTGTACGAGCTCAACCGCGCCCAGCGCGAGCGCTACGCCACCTCGCTCGAACTCAACAACCGCAACCAGGAGGCGATCATGCGCCTGCTGGACGAAATGGGTTCGCTCGCAGAGGGCGACCTCACGGTCAAGGCCACGGTCACCGAGGACATGACCGGCGCGATCGCCGACTCGATCAACTTCGCCGTCGAGCAGCTGCGCAACCTGGTGCAGACGATCAACGACACCTCGGTGCAGGTCTCGGCCAGCGCGCAGGAAACCCAGGCCACCGCGATGCACCTGGCCGAGGCGGCCGAGCACCAGGCCCGCGAGATCACCTCCGCGTCGGACCGCATCAACGAGATGGCGCAGAGCATCAACCAGGTGTCGCGCAACTCCGCGGAATCCGCCGACGTGGCGCAGCGCTCGGTGCAGATCGCGACCAAGGGTGCGGGCGTGGTGCGCGAGACGATCGCCGGCATGGACTCGATCCGCGACCAGATCCAGGAAACCTCCAAGCGCATCAAGCGCCTGGGCGAGAGCTCGCAGGAAATCGGCTCGATCGTCGAACTGATCAACGACATCTCCGAGCAGACCAACATCCTGGCGCTGAACGCGGCGATCCAGGCGGCGTCCGCCGGCGAGGCCGGTCGCGGCTTCGCGGTCGTGGCCGACGAAGTGCAGCGACTCGCCGAACGCTCGTCGAACGCGACCAAGCGCATCGAATCGCTGGTGCAGATGATCCAGAGCGATACCAACGAGGCGGTCAGCTCGATGGAACAGACGACGTCCGAGGTGGTCGCCGGTGCGCGCCTGGCCGAGGACGCCGGGACCGCGCTGGGCGAGATCGAAAGCGTGTCGACCAGCCTCGCCGACCTCATCCAGGGCATCTCCCAGGCCGCGCAGCAGCAGTCGGCGGCGGCGTCGAACATCACCCAGACCATGGGCACGATCCAGTCGATCACCGCGCAGACCTCGCAGGGCGCCAGCCAGACCGCCGAGTCGATCGGCAATCTGGCCCAGCTCGCCGCCGACCTGCGTCGCTCGGTCGCCGACTTCAAGCTGCCGGTTTGA
- a CDS encoding chemotaxis protein CheW: MSATERTGAADAFALLLDYERRSLAHEAGLPERLDAPGLWRGVGYRIGARRLASNFDEVIEILPLPQITPVPGAQGWMLGVANVRGNLLPIVDLKQFLEGERTVLHESQRMLVVRQAGGDVAVTIDELFGQRSFHETNEVPAEALAQGRYAHFVDRAFRLGDHEWGIFSLDRLTRTPEFRQAAA; encoded by the coding sequence ATGAGCGCCACGGAGCGCACGGGGGCGGCTGATGCCTTCGCGCTGCTGCTCGACTACGAGCGGCGCAGCCTCGCCCATGAAGCCGGCCTGCCCGAGCGGCTGGATGCGCCGGGCCTGTGGCGCGGCGTCGGTTACCGCATCGGTGCGCGCCGGCTGGCGTCGAACTTCGACGAGGTCATCGAGATCCTGCCGCTGCCGCAGATCACCCCGGTGCCCGGCGCACAGGGCTGGATGCTCGGCGTGGCCAACGTGCGCGGCAACCTGCTGCCGATCGTCGACCTCAAGCAGTTCCTCGAAGGCGAGCGCACCGTGCTGCACGAGAGCCAGCGCATGCTGGTGGTGCGCCAGGCCGGCGGCGACGTTGCCGTCACCATCGACGAACTGTTCGGGCAGCGCAGCTTCCACGAAACCAACGAAGTGCCGGCCGAAGCGCTGGCGCAGGGACGCTACGCGCATTTCGTCGATCGCGCGTTCCGCCTCGGCGACCACGAGTGGGGGATCTTCAGCCTTGACCGGCTGACCCGCACGCCGGAGTTCAGACAAGCCGCGGCCTGA
- a CDS encoding response regulator, with translation MARILLIEDSPTDTAVLTQLLQRHGHQVLTASSAEEGIEVARRELPDLVLMDVVLPGMNGFQATRALSRDSATGAIPVLIVSTKGMETDKAWGMRQGAKGYIVKPPEEGALVAQINELLGADA, from the coding sequence ATGGCACGCATTCTGTTGATCGAGGACTCGCCCACCGACACGGCGGTCCTCACCCAGCTGCTCCAGCGTCACGGGCACCAGGTGCTCACCGCATCGAGCGCCGAGGAAGGCATCGAGGTCGCGCGCCGCGAGCTGCCCGACCTGGTGCTGATGGACGTGGTGCTGCCCGGCATGAACGGGTTCCAGGCCACGCGCGCGCTGTCGCGCGACAGCGCCACCGGCGCCATCCCGGTGCTGATCGTCAGCACCAAGGGCATGGAGACCGACAAGGCCTGGGGCATGCGCCAGGGCGCCAAGGGCTACATCGTCAAGCCGCCGGAAGAAGGGGCGCTGGTCGCCCAGATCAACGAGCTGCTCGGCGCCGACGCATGA
- the pilG gene encoding twitching motility response regulator PilG, whose amino-acid sequence MTQDEKRAGSLDGLRVMVIDDSKTIRRTAETLLKREGAEVVTAVDGFEALAKIADHKPQIIFVDIMMPRLDGYQTCALIKNNQVFRQTPVIMLSSKDGLFDKARGRIVGSEQYVTKPFTREELLDAIRKHVNT is encoded by the coding sequence ATGACGCAGGACGAGAAACGCGCCGGGAGCCTGGACGGCTTGCGGGTGATGGTGATCGACGACTCGAAAACCATCCGCAGGACCGCCGAGACCCTGCTCAAGCGCGAAGGTGCCGAGGTGGTGACCGCGGTCGACGGCTTCGAGGCATTGGCCAAGATCGCCGACCACAAGCCGCAGATCATCTTCGTCGACATCATGATGCCCAGGCTCGACGGGTATCAGACCTGCGCGCTGATCAAGAACAACCAGGTCTTCCGGCAGACGCCGGTGATCATGCTGTCATCCAAGGACGGGCTGTTCGACAAGGCACGCGGGCGCATCGTCGGCTCCGAGCAGTACGTCACCAAGCCGTTCACGCGCGAGGAACTCCTCGACGCGATCCGCAAGCACGTCAACACCTGA
- the gshB gene encoding glutathione synthase, with protein MHSEVVVVMDPIGSIRIAKDSTFAMLLEAQRRGLRLSYVVPGGLSVANGVAQARLAPLTVRDDPAGWYELGPESHRALGPGDLVLMRKDPPVDAEFLHDTHILSLAQRAGARVVNDPQGLRDMNEKLAALEFPQCCPPSLVSREARALKAFVHEHGEAVVKPLDGMGGRSIFRTRAGDPNLNVILETLTGGDQSLVVAQRYLPEIVDGDKRILLVDGEPVDYCLARIPQGDEFRGNLAAGGRGEGRPLTARDRWIAAQVGPELKRRGMVFVGLDVIGDWLTEVNVTSPTCIRELDAQFGLNIAGMLFDALERTAGQPHAGTPD; from the coding sequence ATGCATTCCGAAGTCGTCGTCGTGATGGACCCGATCGGGTCGATCAGGATCGCCAAGGATTCGACCTTCGCGATGCTGCTGGAAGCGCAGCGGCGCGGTCTGCGCCTCTCGTATGTCGTGCCCGGCGGGCTGTCGGTTGCCAATGGCGTGGCGCAGGCGCGGCTGGCGCCGCTGACGGTGCGCGATGACCCCGCCGGCTGGTACGAACTGGGACCGGAGTCACATCGTGCGCTGGGTCCTGGCGATCTCGTGCTGATGCGCAAGGATCCGCCGGTCGACGCCGAGTTCCTGCATGACACGCACATCCTGTCGCTGGCGCAGCGCGCCGGTGCGCGCGTGGTCAACGATCCGCAGGGCCTGCGCGACATGAACGAGAAGCTCGCCGCGCTCGAGTTCCCGCAGTGCTGTCCGCCGAGCCTCGTGAGTCGCGAGGCACGCGCGCTCAAGGCGTTCGTGCACGAGCACGGCGAGGCCGTGGTGAAGCCGCTCGACGGCATGGGCGGACGGTCGATCTTCCGCACCCGCGCCGGTGACCCGAACCTCAACGTCATCCTCGAAACGCTGACCGGAGGCGACCAGTCGCTGGTGGTGGCGCAGCGCTACCTGCCGGAGATCGTCGACGGCGACAAGCGCATCCTCCTCGTGGACGGTGAACCGGTCGACTATTGCCTGGCGCGGATCCCGCAGGGCGACGAGTTCCGCGGCAACCTCGCCGCCGGTGGCCGCGGCGAAGGCCGGCCGCTGACCGCGCGCGACCGCTGGATCGCCGCCCAGGTCGGTCCGGAACTGAAACGGCGCGGCATGGTGTTCGTCGGCCTCGACGTGATCGGCGACTGGCTGACCGAGGTCAACGTCACCAGCCCCACCTGCATCCGCGAACTCGACGCGCAGTTCGGGCTCAACATCGCCGGCATGCTGTTCGACGCGCTGGAGCGCACTGCCGGACAGCCGCACGCCGGTACCCCGGACTGA
- a CDS encoding energy transducer TonB, whose protein sequence is MSTVAAPPRIGDRDRLGATLVLSLLLHAMLVLGIGFSLDDAAPVLPTLDVILTETTSPLTQAQADFLAQASNQGGGEHDQPQRPRESQLGTAPQDTPGIAPEALRAQSPDERPPPQARVVASAQGEQAVATPDPTPQADPSLLPRGEDRIERDMEMARLAAEIHLRSEAYAKRPKRKFVSASTQEYAYAAYLRQWVDRVERIGNLNYPDEARRRGLAGELVISVAIRRDGSVEAARVIRSSGVTLLDEAALRIAQLAEPYPPLPQTGEEVDILHVTRTWQFLPAGTLVDS, encoded by the coding sequence ATGAGCACGGTCGCCGCCCCGCCCCGCATCGGTGACCGCGACCGCCTCGGCGCGACGCTGGTGCTGTCGCTGCTGCTGCACGCGATGCTGGTGCTCGGCATCGGCTTCAGCCTCGACGATGCCGCGCCGGTGCTGCCGACGCTGGATGTCATCCTCACCGAAACCACCAGCCCGTTGACCCAGGCGCAGGCGGACTTCCTTGCCCAGGCCAGCAACCAGGGCGGCGGCGAGCACGACCAGCCGCAACGCCCGCGCGAATCCCAGCTCGGCACGGCGCCGCAGGACACCCCCGGCATCGCACCCGAGGCGCTGCGCGCGCAATCGCCCGACGAGCGCCCGCCGCCGCAGGCGCGCGTGGTGGCCAGCGCTCAAGGCGAACAGGCGGTCGCCACGCCGGACCCGACCCCGCAGGCCGATCCCAGCCTGCTGCCGCGTGGCGAGGACCGCATCGAGCGCGACATGGAGATGGCGCGGCTTGCAGCCGAGATCCACCTGCGCTCGGAAGCCTATGCCAAGCGCCCCAAGCGCAAGTTCGTCTCCGCCAGCACCCAGGAATACGCCTACGCCGCCTACCTGCGGCAATGGGTGGACCGGGTCGAGCGGATCGGCAACCTCAACTACCCGGACGAGGCGCGCCGGCGTGGCCTCGCCGGTGAGCTGGTGATCAGCGTCGCGATCCGTCGCGACGGCTCGGTCGAGGCGGCACGGGTGATCCGCTCATCCGGCGTCACCCTGCTCGACGAAGCGGCACTGCGCATCGCGCAGCTCGCCGAGCCCTACCCGCCATTGCCACAGACGGGCGAGGAGGTCGACATCCTCCATGTCACCCGCACCTGGCAGTTCTTGCCCGCCGGCACCCTCGTCGACAGCTGA
- the lepB gene encoding signal peptidase I, translating into MHTQPAIASRQRRVLRWLRREALPLLVLILLLTAARSSLANHYHVPSGSMQPALQPGDRVVVDMRAYGWRLPFTTRDLVTVADPAPGEVVVFDSPVDGTRLIKRVAAVGGQRVEVRGGRLLVDGQRPPMHGRPAEEQLGSRRITLDLAQGGGADFGPLRVPHGEVLVLGDHRGASFDGRYFGLVPVDAFYGRAVAVYHRRGDGFGWRRL; encoded by the coding sequence ATGCACACCCAGCCCGCCATCGCCTCCCGCCAGCGCCGCGTGCTGCGCTGGCTGCGACGCGAAGCACTGCCGCTGCTGGTGCTGATCCTGTTGCTGACCGCAGCCCGCTCCTCGCTCGCCAACCACTATCACGTGCCCAGCGGCTCCATGCAGCCGGCGTTGCAGCCTGGTGACCGGGTGGTGGTCGACATGCGTGCTTATGGCTGGCGGCTGCCGTTCACCACCCGCGACCTCGTCACCGTCGCGGACCCCGCGCCGGGCGAGGTGGTGGTGTTCGACTCGCCGGTCGATGGCACCCGCCTGATCAAGCGCGTCGCCGCGGTGGGTGGGCAGCGGGTCGAGGTGCGCGGCGGTCGCCTACTGGTCGATGGGCAACGGCCGCCGATGCACGGAAGGCCGGCGGAGGAGCAGCTGGGCAGTCGCCGGATCACCCTCGACCTGGCGCAGGGTGGCGGCGCGGATTTCGGACCGCTGCGGGTGCCGCACGGCGAGGTGCTGGTGCTCGGCGACCACCGCGGCGCCAGCTTCGACGGGCGTTACTTCGGCCTGGTGCCGGTGGACGCGTTCTATGGCCGCGCCGTCGCGGTCTATCACCGTCGTGGCGATGGTTTCGGCTGGCGCAGGCTGTAG
- the tsaB gene encoding tRNA (adenosine(37)-N6)-threonylcarbamoyltransferase complex dimerization subunit type 1 TsaB, translating into MYLLAFETATEACSVAVFANGEVRERFELAPRRHAELALPWAEALLAEAGIARSRLDAIAVGRGPGAFTGVRLGIALAQGVALALDVPVVAVSTLATLAAPVLRDTPQARVLAAIDARMGEVYAAAFAAGEHGPALLDAERVCAPDQVDIADAAGWIGVGTGFDAVDGALAQRLAGRLQRVDATALPHAADTARVAVLLHAAGAAVAPERVEPAYLRNNVALTLAEQAARRG; encoded by the coding sequence ATGTACCTGCTTGCCTTCGAAACCGCCACCGAAGCCTGTTCGGTGGCCGTGTTCGCCAATGGCGAGGTGCGCGAACGGTTCGAGCTCGCGCCGCGACGGCATGCCGAGCTGGCATTGCCATGGGCCGAGGCGCTGCTGGCCGAAGCCGGGATCGCGCGCAGCCGGCTCGACGCGATCGCGGTCGGCCGCGGGCCCGGCGCGTTCACCGGCGTGCGGCTCGGAATCGCCTTGGCGCAGGGCGTTGCACTGGCCCTCGACGTGCCGGTGGTGGCGGTTTCCACGCTGGCCACGCTGGCCGCGCCGGTGTTGCGCGACACACCGCAGGCGCGCGTGCTGGCGGCCATCGATGCACGCATGGGCGAGGTCTATGCCGCCGCCTTCGCGGCCGGCGAACACGGCCCGGCGTTGCTGGATGCCGAACGCGTCTGCGCGCCGGACCAGGTCGACATCGCCGATGCCGCCGGCTGGATCGGCGTCGGCACCGGTTTCGATGCGGTCGATGGCGCGCTTGCGCAGCGGCTGGCGGGGCGCCTGCAGCGTGTCGACGCCACCGCGCTGCCGCATGCCGCCGACACCGCACGCGTGGCCGTCCTGCTGCACGCAGCCGGCGCCGCAGTCGCTCCCGAGCGTGTCGAACCGGCGTACCTGCGCAACAACGTCGCGCTGACGCTGGCGGAGCAGGCCGCGCGCCGCGGCTGA